Below is a genomic region from Candidatus Omnitrophota bacterium.
CATTGATCGAATTGCTTATCGTCGTCGCCATCATCGGAATTTTGGCCGCCATCGCCGTGCCGAATTTTCTCAATGCGCAATTGCGCGCCAAGGTCGCCCGTTGCAAGTCCGACCTGCGAACCATCGGCGTGGCGCTGGAAGAATACAATCTCGACCAAGGGTATTATCCCT
It encodes:
- a CDS encoding prepilin-type N-terminal cleavage/methylation domain-containing protein; this encodes MPKKKGFTLIELLIVVAIIGILAAIAVPNFLNAQLRAKVARCKSDLRTIGVALEEYNLDQGYYP